One segment of Fibrobacter sp. DNA contains the following:
- a CDS encoding glycine--tRNA ligase, with the protein MAKKVQDALKDIISLCKRRGFIFPGSEIYDGLANTWDYGPYGVELKRNIKNLWWKKFVTSRQDVLGLDSSILLNPRVWKASGHVGNFSDPLVDCLACHERFRADQLLEDKLGEGCCAGKNFDEVHQMMMDNKIECPTCGKTDWTKPRAFNLMFQTEIGVIEGEGNKVYLRPETAQGIFVDFKNIVDNVRPRIPFGVGQIGKSFRNEITPGNFIFRTREFEQMELEFFCEPGTELEWYNFWRKYCFDWLVNDLGVNKEKLRLREHAKEELSHYSNGTTDIEYEFPFGWGELWGIASRTNYDLTQHQNESKVKQEYIDPVQNKRYIPYVVEPSLGVERLLLVLLCDAYDVEKLENDERTVLHFDPKIAPVKVAVLPLVKKGQVKAKAEELYQKLLNRWNVEYDETQSIGKRYRRQDELGTPFCVTVDFDTVGEGESDPAKLGFVTVRERDSMKQELVKIDELEAYLSAKLGC; encoded by the coding sequence ATGGCAAAGAAAGTTCAGGATGCCCTCAAGGACATCATCTCCCTCTGCAAGCGCCGCGGTTTCATTTTCCCCGGCTCCGAAATTTACGACGGCCTCGCCAACACTTGGGACTACGGTCCGTATGGCGTGGAACTGAAGCGCAACATCAAGAACCTCTGGTGGAAGAAGTTCGTGACCAGCCGCCAGGACGTGCTCGGTCTCGACAGCTCTATTCTCTTGAACCCCCGCGTTTGGAAGGCCTCTGGCCACGTGGGCAACTTCTCTGACCCGCTGGTGGACTGCCTCGCTTGCCACGAACGTTTCCGTGCCGACCAACTTTTGGAAGACAAGCTCGGCGAAGGCTGCTGCGCCGGCAAGAACTTTGACGAAGTCCACCAGATGATGATGGACAACAAGATTGAATGCCCGACCTGCGGCAAGACCGACTGGACCAAGCCCCGCGCATTCAACCTGATGTTCCAGACTGAAATCGGCGTGATCGAAGGCGAAGGCAACAAGGTCTACCTCCGTCCGGAAACCGCTCAGGGTATTTTCGTTGACTTCAAGAACATTGTCGATAACGTCCGCCCGCGCATCCCGTTCGGTGTGGGCCAGATTGGTAAGAGCTTCCGTAACGAAATCACTCCGGGTAACTTCATCTTCCGTACCCGCGAATTCGAACAGATGGAACTGGAATTTTTCTGCGAACCGGGCACCGAACTGGAATGGTACAACTTCTGGCGCAAGTATTGCTTCGACTGGTTGGTGAACGACCTGGGCGTGAACAAGGAAAAGCTCCGCCTCCGCGAACATGCCAAGGAAGAACTTTCTCACTACTCCAACGGTACCACCGACATCGAATACGAATTCCCGTTCGGTTGGGGCGAACTCTGGGGTATCGCAAGCCGTACGAACTACGACTTGACGCAGCACCAGAACGAATCCAAGGTCAAGCAGGAATACATTGACCCGGTGCAGAACAAGCGCTATATTCCGTACGTGGTGGAACCGTCCCTCGGTGTGGAACGCCTGCTGTTGGTGCTCCTCTGCGACGCCTACGACGTTGAAAAGCTCGAAAACGACGAACGTACCGTGCTCCATTTCGACCCGAAGATTGCTCCGGTGAAGGTTGCCGTTCTCCCGCTGGTGAAGAAGGGCCAGGTGAAGGCCAAGGCCGAAGAGCTCTACCAGAAGCTCCTGAACCGCTGGAACGTGGAATACGACGAAACCCAGTCCATCGGCAAGCGCTACCGCCGTCAGGACGAACTCGGCACGCCGTTCTGCGTGACTGTGGACTTCGACACGGTGGGCGAGGGTGAATCCGATCCGGCAAAGCTCGGCTTCGTGACGGTTCGCGAACGCGACTCCATGAAGCAGGAACTGGTGAAGATCGACGAACTCGAAGCTTACCTGTCCGCAAAGCTCGGCTGTTAA
- a CDS encoding peptide chain release factor: MHRDTYLKMSLDQLLGVCTLKGFQGSGPGGQHRNKTNTGVQLTLREYNLEIKSSEGRSAKENKVHALHRMQMALALKVREAPQEPEMPFPGSNGHIQTSNPLFPLFVAHVFDRMAQKNGDTKEAAKAFGLSPSALVKILRQSKPCAEKLQSSRNHNSGNQPQNS; this comes from the coding sequence ATGCATCGCGATACCTACTTAAAAATGAGCCTGGACCAGCTGCTAGGCGTCTGTACCCTGAAAGGTTTCCAGGGGTCCGGTCCTGGCGGGCAACACAGGAACAAGACCAACACCGGAGTGCAGCTGACCTTACGGGAATACAATTTAGAAATCAAATCCTCCGAAGGCAGATCCGCCAAGGAAAATAAGGTCCACGCTCTGCACCGCATGCAGATGGCACTTGCCCTCAAGGTGCGAGAAGCACCCCAAGAGCCCGAAATGCCCTTTCCCGGAAGCAACGGGCATATTCAAACAAGTAACCCTCTTTTCCCCCTGTTCGTGGCCCACGTCTTTGACCGCATGGCTCAAAAAAACGGTGACACCAAGGAAGCAGCTAAGGCTTTTGGCCTTTCTCCCAGCGCCCTGGTGAAAATTTTAAGACAAAGTAAGCCCTGCGCTGAAAAGCTACAGAGTTCCAGGAACCATAATTCCGGAAATCAGCCACAGAACTCGTAA
- a CDS encoding peptidoglycan DD-metalloendopeptidase family protein yields MKRVVSILLFSLPLCLWAKEDGMAENAVPLVEQPIESGAESLSEVPAETAENPAGAVELTEAEKLIQQELAEIEAENLETEDVAEADSLAVEGEDGAESESGAESEEADAELAADMAAADSASADSAVKSLFLDMTASAMPSESRRISGPYGIRTYRMHRGVDLGLCHGEDRTIVAAFAGKVVKTRNQGRRRGYGKYVILDHGNGLTTLYAHLSKWNVKVGDTLQAGDTIGIGGNTGRSFGAHLHFEMRYNGLYIDPSTVFDFENGKFRWEQTEIDPVALQQNEDFYQKELSKHRYYKVRRGDCLGKIARKYGISIRRLKQLNGLKSNMIRPGQVLRCS; encoded by the coding sequence ATGAAACGCGTCGTTTCCATACTCCTGTTCTCCCTCCCCCTCTGCCTCTGGGCAAAGGAAGATGGCATGGCCGAAAATGCCGTGCCCCTGGTAGAGCAGCCTATAGAATCAGGCGCTGAATCCTTAAGCGAAGTTCCTGCCGAAACCGCCGAAAATCCAGCTGGTGCAGTCGAACTCACCGAAGCCGAAAAGCTTATCCAGCAGGAGCTGGCCGAAATAGAGGCCGAAAACCTGGAAACAGAAGATGTTGCCGAAGCCGACTCCCTAGCCGTAGAAGGCGAAGATGGCGCCGAAAGCGAATCGGGAGCCGAAAGCGAAGAAGCCGACGCCGAACTGGCCGCCGACATGGCCGCCGCCGATTCCGCCAGTGCGGACTCCGCCGTCAAGTCCCTGTTCCTGGATATGACCGCCTCGGCCATGCCCTCCGAAAGCAGGCGCATCTCGGGGCCCTACGGCATACGAACCTACCGCATGCACCGTGGAGTAGATTTGGGACTCTGCCACGGCGAAGACCGCACCATCGTAGCCGCCTTTGCAGGCAAGGTGGTCAAGACCCGGAACCAGGGCCGCCGCAGGGGCTACGGCAAGTACGTGATTCTCGACCACGGGAACGGCCTCACCACGCTGTACGCCCACTTGTCCAAATGGAATGTAAAAGTCGGCGACACCCTGCAAGCAGGCGACACCATCGGTATAGGCGGCAACACGGGACGTTCCTTCGGGGCGCACCTGCATTTCGAGATGCGCTACAACGGGCTCTACATAGACCCTTCCACCGTCTTTGATTTCGAAAACGGAAAATTCAGGTGGGAGCAAACTGAGATTGATCCCGTCGCCCTACAGCAAAACGAGGACTTTTACCAAAAAGAACTTTCCAAACACCGCTACTACAAGGTGCGCCGCGGGGACTGCCTCGGAAAGATTGCCCGAAAATACGGAATTTCTATACGCAGGCTCAAACAGCTCAACGGCCTCAAGAGCAACATGATTCGTCCGGGCCAGGTGCTGCGCTGCTCGTAG
- a CDS encoding sugar transferase produces the protein MYARFLKRPLDFCCALAAILALSPLLLVLTVLGAVKMHGNPFFTQPRPGKGERIFRLDFILGGSALPRRHALFYGPASRLCHPAHLVKRGQAPLALLAAPVSAPTGHDRCRETLGEAA, from the coding sequence ATGTACGCCCGCTTCCTCAAACGACCCCTGGACTTCTGCTGCGCGCTGGCCGCGATTCTCGCCCTGAGCCCGCTGCTGCTCGTGCTCACCGTCCTCGGTGCCGTCAAGATGCATGGCAACCCCTTCTTCACGCAGCCCCGCCCGGGCAAGGGCGAACGGATATTCAGGCTCGACTTTATTTTGGGCGGCTCGGCGCTCCCGCGCCGTCACGCTCTATTTTACGGGCCCGCGTCGCGGCTTTGCCACCCCGCGCACCTCGTAAAACGGGGCCAGGCACCGCTCGCTTTGCTTGCGGCACCCGTCTCCGCCCCTACGGGTCACGATCGTTGCCGCGAAACTTTGGGGGAGGCCGCCTGA
- a CDS encoding lamin tail domain-containing protein, which yields MNPIKKTTLWALALSLFALVLWACGKDSGEKTIANTEGVSTKVQLELHYTSVPLMDSLVIDCMGADTLHLVKSPEEHSLELDLFPHDHWRFQAKIYANGNLMQKGEVEARLEAGKTEEINIKMRPLAGFIYLRIPLGFGNPVKIAYGQMELESEDSLYTYLMEIVDSDGVFHTDFLALEKSYRLKITLFDQLDNNIYQIEDSLYLSPDNPVPSLELKSLRGKAAIAIEIADNANLEIQMNLPASRRSPKENDLVITEFLSAPLKTDSNQYEFIEIYNGSIDTLLLGGCTIGTGSTGSKAWEITVNDIAPGKNLVFGDTSASTPTAFRNTATWGDLTNTKSSIVLQCNGTILDSLFYSNVQDSATVIPNNNNPSKNPQSTQLNQRLWQTRGLGESWCMGVPTPGSPEGCF from the coding sequence ATGAATCCTATCAAGAAAACAACTCTGTGGGCTCTGGCCCTTTCCCTATTCGCCCTTGTTCTTTGGGCCTGCGGCAAGGATTCCGGCGAAAAAACTATTGCAAACACCGAAGGTGTCTCCACCAAGGTGCAGCTGGAACTCCACTACACAAGCGTCCCCCTCATGGACAGTCTAGTCATCGACTGTATGGGAGCCGATACTCTGCACCTGGTCAAAAGTCCAGAAGAACATTCCCTAGAGCTAGACCTGTTCCCCCATGACCACTGGAGATTCCAGGCTAAAATTTATGCCAACGGCAACCTGATGCAAAAAGGCGAAGTGGAGGCCCGGTTAGAAGCGGGCAAAACAGAAGAAATCAACATCAAGATGCGGCCTCTGGCCGGATTCATCTACCTACGGATTCCCCTAGGGTTTGGAAACCCCGTCAAAATCGCCTATGGGCAAATGGAATTGGAATCCGAAGATTCCCTCTATACCTACCTTATGGAAATAGTCGACAGCGACGGCGTGTTCCATACCGATTTTCTCGCTCTGGAAAAAAGCTACCGATTAAAAATAACGTTGTTCGACCAGCTGGACAACAACATTTATCAAATAGAAGATTCACTCTATTTAAGTCCAGACAATCCGGTTCCATCATTAGAACTGAAATCCCTGAGAGGCAAGGCGGCCATAGCCATAGAAATCGCCGACAACGCCAACCTGGAGATTCAAATGAACCTGCCAGCATCGAGGCGCAGTCCAAAAGAAAACGACCTGGTTATCACAGAATTCTTGAGTGCACCCCTCAAAACAGATTCCAATCAATACGAATTCATCGAGATCTACAATGGAAGCATAGACACCCTTTTGCTGGGCGGCTGCACCATCGGCACCGGTTCAACGGGCAGCAAGGCCTGGGAAATCACCGTTAATGACATCGCTCCAGGCAAAAACCTCGTGTTTGGCGATACTTCGGCAAGCACCCCAACAGCATTCAGGAACACCGCAACCTGGGGAGACCTGACCAACACCAAGAGCTCCATCGTGCTCCAATGCAACGGAACCATTCTTGATTCCTTATTTTATTCCAACGTTCAGGATTCGGCAACAGTCATTCCCAACAACAACAATCCCAGCAAGAATCCCCAAAGCACCCAGCTTAACCAGCGTCTTTGGCAAACAAGGGGGCTAGGCGAATCCTGGTGCATGGGAGTTCCAACTCCAGGATCACCCGAGGGTTGCTTCTAA